In Bubalus kerabau isolate K-KA32 ecotype Philippines breed swamp buffalo chromosome 4, PCC_UOA_SB_1v2, whole genome shotgun sequence, one DNA window encodes the following:
- the ORMDL3 gene encoding ORM1-like protein 3 has translation MNVGTAHSEVNPNTRVMNSRGIWLSYVLAIGLLHVVLLSIPFVSVPVVWTLTNLIHNMGMYIFLHTVKGTPFETPDQGKARLLTHWEQMDYGVQFTASRKFLTITPIVLYFLTSFYTKYDQIHFILNTVSLMSVLIPKLPQLHGVRIFGINKY, from the exons ATGAACGTGGGAACAGCACACAGCGAGGTGAACCCCAACACGCGGGTGATGAACAGCCGCGGCATCTGGCTCTCGTACGTGCTGGCCATCGGGCTTCTCCACGTCGTGCTGCTCAGCATCCCCTTTGTGAGCGTCCCCGTCGTCTGGACCCTCACCAACCTCATCCACAACATG GGCATGTACATCTTCCTGCACACAGTGAAGGGGACACCCTTTGAGACCCCGGACCAGGGCAAGGCGAGGCTGCTCACCCACTGGGAGCAGATGGACTATGGGGTCCAGTTCACCGCATCTCGGAAATTCCTGACCATCACACCCATTGTGCT GTACTTCCTCACCAGCTTCTATACCAAGTACGACCAGATCCATTTCATTCTCAACACTGTGTCTTTGATGAGCGTGCTCATCCCCAAGCTGCCCCAGCTCCACGGAGTCCGGATTTTTGGAATCAATAAGTACTGA
- the GSDMB gene encoding LOW QUALITY PROTEIN: gasdermin-B (The sequence of the model RefSeq protein was modified relative to this genomic sequence to represent the inferred CDS: substituted 1 base at 1 genomic stop codon), whose amino-acid sequence MPMVFESISRAVVKEIDASGKTIAVRSLSDADRFHRFYLVKKRRRFFGYQYDKTNLTLKDILEREVPFDMVVPEFQGDLPDSGIKPASAALPEDSLPLSHLGNPHIKGQGDNFEILDIVDSKGSLAVKFHPQITFKIAFHIFQEKNIKLEKSEIPQEFLDSLKNKKLKKELPPSFQSIQAKREDLYIVTETLKTKRTETLKYETQFDVQILLKMFGFQREHEHQKEVTITPEKVLAYRVKQLVFPSAERMDICFLDKTRSFPEEKDGGSFWLGKSLSLENFXSIKERVQDMVRVLQDLTPEEQKEALNCFTKCLSSEEELQDLEQRVSEVQCSGELQMNSPANSLISSLFNAAGVLIEARAETIWDVLDALMELSEYRQFVAEVLDKGELRPVKYEVESILEENWGEGPLDVSCDPEAWTLCALYVVVSILLQLGEKPTSVSS is encoded by the exons ATGCCCATGGTATTTGAGTCAATCTCAAGAGCTGTGGTTAAAGAGATAGACGCCAGTGGAAAGACGATTGCCGTCAGAAGCCTCAGCGATGCTGACAGATTCCACCGCTTCTATTTGGTGAAGAAGAGGAGACGTTTCTTTGGATACCAGTATGACAAGACAAACCTCACCCTGAAGGACATCCTGGAGCGTGAAGTACCATTTGATATGGTGGTTCCTGAGTTCCAAG gggaccttcctgattctgggatcaaacctgcatctgctgcattgccggaggattctttgccactgagccacctgggaaaccctcataTCAAGG gTCAAGGTGATAACTTTGAAATTCTGGACATCGTAGACTCAAAGGGAAGTTTGGCAGTGAAATTTCACCcccaaataacatttaaaatagcaTTCCACATTTTCCAGGAGAAGAATATCAAGTTAGAAAAGAGCGAGATACCCCAGGAATTCCTGGATTCCCTTAAGAACAA GAAGCTGAAGAAGGAACTGCCTCCTTCATTCCAATCAATCCAGGCGAAGAGAGAAGACCTGTATATAGTGACAGAAACTCTGAAGACAAAAAGGACTGAAACCCTGAAATATGAAACACAATTTGATGTTCAGATCCTGTTGAAAATGTTTGGTTTCCAACGTGAACACGA GCACCAAAAGGAAGTGACCATCACCCCTGAGAAGGTCCTGGCCTATCGGGTAAAGCAGCTTGTCTTCCCCAGCGCAGAGAGGATGG ATATTTGTTTCTTGGACAAAACCAGATCCTTTCCAGAAG AGAAAGATGGCGGTTCATTTTGGTTGG ggaagtccttgagtTTGGAGAATTTCTGAAGCATAAAAGAGAGAGTTCAGGACATGGTGCGAGTCCTCCAGGATCTCACTCCGGAGGAGCAAAAAGAGGCGCTAAACTGCTTCACTAAGTGCCTCAGCAGTGAAGAAGAGCTGCAGGATCTAGAGCAGAG GGTGTCTGAGGTCCAGTGCTCCGGGGAGCTACAGATGAACAGCCCAGCGAATTCTCTCATAAGCAGTCTTTTCAACGCTGCTGGGGTCTTGATAGAGGCACGCGCAGAAACCATTTGGGATGTCCTGGATGCCCTGATGG AGCTGTCTGAGTACCGGCAGTTTGTTGCTGAGGTCCTAGATAAGGGGGAACTGCGCCCCGTGAAGTATGAG GTGGAGTCCATCCTGGAGGAGAACTGGGGTGAGGGGCCCCTAGATGTGAGCTGTGATCCTGAGGCATGGACTCTCTGTGCCCTCTATGTTGTTGTCTCCATCCTGCTGCAGCTTGGTGAGAAGCCCACCTCTGTGTCTTCCTAA